A single window of Acetohalobium arabaticum DSM 5501 DNA harbors:
- a CDS encoding permease: protein MLQMLKRYLLTIIFFTFVSGSFLFGYSPGEEIYFNFFDFLLTMLKFLPAVFILIGLFDVWVDREVIEKHLGDNSSVSSYFWAILLAGTTVGGLYITFPVAHAMWKKGASLRIIFTYIGAAAICRIPMTLFEASYVGTKFTLIRLLVSVPLVILTSILLEKYLNQKDYELKNNLS from the coding sequence ATGCTGCAGATGCTGAAGCGGTATTTATTAACAATTATATTCTTTACTTTTGTCAGCGGTAGTTTCTTATTTGGCTATAGCCCCGGTGAAGAGATTTACTTTAATTTCTTTGATTTTTTGCTGACTATGCTTAAGTTTCTGCCGGCCGTCTTTATTCTGATCGGTCTTTTTGATGTCTGGGTTGATAGAGAGGTGATTGAAAAACATTTAGGTGATAATTCATCAGTTTCGTCTTATTTCTGGGCGATTTTATTAGCTGGAACTACTGTTGGCGGTCTCTATATAACCTTTCCTGTTGCCCATGCTATGTGGAAGAAAGGGGCTAGCTTGAGAATCATCTTTACTTATATTGGAGCAGCCGCCATCTGTAGAATTCCAATGACACTCTTTGAAGCTTCTTATGTCGGGACTAAGTTTACCTTAATTCGTTTATTAGTTTCAGTTCCGTTAGTAATATTAACCAGTATTCTATTAGAGAAGTATCTTAATCAGAAAGATTATGAGCTTAAGAATAACTTATCATAA
- a CDS encoding ArsR/SmtB family transcription factor, which yields MKAIADEKRLKLVNLLLKQDYCVGALAKELEISKSAVSQHLKVLRESELVIGEKRGYWVHYSVQEDKLIELADGLKGLITESKSQSTGCCHHSD from the coding sequence TTGAAAGCAATTGCTGATGAAAAGAGGTTGAAATTAGTAAACTTACTGTTAAAACAGGATTACTGTGTCGGGGCTTTAGCTAAAGAATTAGAAATTTCCAAGTCTGCTGTTTCCCAGCATTTGAAAGTCCTTCGTGAATCAGAGCTTGTCATCGGGGAAAAGAGAGGTTACTGGGTCCACTATTCTGTTCAGGAAGATAAGCTAATCGAGTTAGCTGATGGATTGAAAGGACTTATTACTGAGTCTAAGTCTCAGTCAACTGGATGCTGCCACCATTCTGATTAA
- a CDS encoding PIG-L deacetylase family protein produces MEGITLNKTSDQIMILAPHCDDELLSCGGLIQEAVAKNIESRVVFLTNGDSFRWAAVRNFRRPFLSHQKFQEFGKLRQQEAINALKQLGLSKESIYFLGYPDRGLEFLWSDYWHNENTYFSRYTGSMTNPYDLTYKPARPYTGKNLVEDLTEILSTEKPTKIFISSPFDDHADHWAAYNFLHYALAKLKLDNKLAVDPAIYQYLTHKGSWPISNREDILPPSELNNDVINWSRFNLNSSQQTTKLTALKEYKSQLKVTKKYLFSFITNNEIFIVDDIRQLELPASNPIESKILAYKEPTANTKKRRRRPGGDIKRIELSLQQPDQLNVKLITKSKCSPRYSFRIKLYILLSSRVKKQREIIDFTITPVKDANSASIKILPTKADQLSCKRVETKDKQNIIEAIIGTPPLKRKGYLFFQAKSYFKKKVLDSTAWKVVNLIL; encoded by the coding sequence TTGGAAGGAATAACCTTAAATAAAACTTCAGACCAAATCATGATCTTAGCTCCTCACTGTGACGATGAACTATTGAGCTGTGGAGGATTGATTCAAGAAGCTGTAGCTAAAAATATTGAATCCAGAGTAGTATTTTTAACCAATGGAGACAGTTTCCGCTGGGCTGCTGTCCGAAACTTTCGCCGTCCCTTTCTATCCCACCAGAAGTTTCAAGAATTCGGCAAGCTAAGACAGCAAGAAGCAATTAACGCACTCAAACAATTAGGACTTAGTAAGGAAAGTATCTATTTCCTAGGCTATCCTGACCGCGGCCTGGAATTTCTGTGGAGTGACTACTGGCATAATGAAAATACCTATTTTTCTCGTTATACCGGTTCTATGACCAATCCCTATGACTTAACCTATAAACCGGCTCGCCCTTATACGGGCAAAAATCTTGTCGAAGACTTAACAGAAATTCTCTCCACAGAGAAACCAACTAAGATATTTATTTCCTCCCCGTTTGATGACCATGCAGACCACTGGGCAGCCTATAACTTTCTCCATTATGCTTTAGCTAAGCTAAAGCTGGATAATAAATTAGCAGTTGATCCAGCTATCTATCAATATCTTACCCATAAGGGAAGCTGGCCTATTTCTAACAGAGAAGATATACTACCGCCTAGTGAACTTAATAATGATGTTATAAACTGGAGCCGTTTCAATCTCAATTCCAGCCAGCAGACTACCAAATTAACAGCACTTAAAGAATATAAATCCCAGCTGAAAGTAACTAAGAAGTATCTTTTCAGTTTTATCACAAATAATGAAATATTTATTGTAGATGATATCCGTCAACTTGAATTACCAGCCAGCAATCCAATTGAATCTAAAATCCTGGCATATAAAGAACCAACAGCCAATACCAAAAAACGCAGACGCCGGCCAGGCGGAGATATTAAAAGAATAGAGCTTAGTTTACAGCAGCCAGATCAATTAAATGTAAAGTTAATAACCAAATCTAAGTGTTCACCCCGCTACAGCTTCAGAATTAAACTCTATATTCTATTAAGCTCCAGAGTTAAAAAACAGAGAGAAATTATAGACTTTACTATTACTCCTGTTAAAGATGCTAACAGCGCTTCTATAAAAATACTGCCTACCAAGGCTGACCAACTCTCCTGTAAACGGGTTGAGACCAAAGACAAGCAGAATATTATTGAAGCTATTATCGGTACTCCGCCATTAAAACGTAAAGGATATTTATTCTTCCAGGCCAAAAGTTACTTTAAAAAGAAAGTTCTGGATTCTACCGCTTGGAAGGTCGTTAACTTAATACTGTAA
- a CDS encoding methionyl-tRNA formyltransferase: MKIIIVTQHDPFYLPLLFKKFFKFYIQHQNKIEIEGIVIQQPLGRSSIWNLLKQLYNFYGPIDFSKQALRYLKKQLNYLRYRVGLKDNFLSIPALAKKYNIEVLSYSDINSQEFIDFITDNQIDLVVSASATQIFKEQILTAPKYGCINIHSAPLPRYRGMMPNFWQMYHGEEYSVLTIHRMITKLDKGDIIMQKKTKIKSDMTLDDLVCQTKIKAAEALGEVLLKFFNNEVEFRPLPDIEGSYFSFPTKKDVEKFKAKGKRLI; this comes from the coding sequence ATGAAAATTATTATTGTAACCCAGCATGATCCCTTTTATCTTCCTTTATTATTTAAGAAATTCTTTAAATTCTATATTCAACACCAAAATAAAATTGAAATTGAAGGCATAGTCATTCAACAACCGCTGGGGAGAAGTTCAATCTGGAATTTACTTAAACAGCTATATAACTTTTATGGTCCAATTGATTTTAGTAAACAGGCTTTGCGTTATCTCAAAAAACAGCTAAACTACCTCCGATACAGAGTAGGACTGAAGGATAATTTTTTATCAATTCCAGCTCTAGCTAAAAAGTATAATATCGAAGTTCTATCCTATTCAGATATAAATTCACAGGAATTTATCGACTTCATAACTGATAATCAGATAGATTTAGTAGTCTCTGCTTCTGCTACACAGATCTTTAAAGAACAAATCCTGACTGCTCCTAAATACGGCTGTATCAATATCCACAGCGCACCGCTGCCAAGATATAGAGGAATGATGCCTAACTTCTGGCAGATGTATCACGGCGAAGAATACTCAGTCTTAACAATCCACCGCATGATAACAAAGCTGGATAAGGGAGATATAATTATGCAGAAAAAGACTAAAATTAAATCTGATATGACTCTCGATGATCTAGTCTGTCAGACTAAGATTAAAGCAGCAGAGGCGTTAGGAGAAGTCTTACTTAAGTTTTTCAATAATGAAGTTGAATTCAGACCGCTGCCTGATATAGAAGGATCTTACTTTTCCTTCCCTACTAAAAAAGATGTAGAAAAATTTAAAGCTAAAGGAAAGCGGTTAATTTAA
- a CDS encoding OPT family oligopeptide transporter has translation MSQQEITEETNEKPEPYVAADKSMAEFTPKAIILGVIMTVVFAAANAYLGLKVGMTVSASVPAAVISMGILRGVLDQGTILENNTVQTITSAGTSLAAGVIFTVPALILWGVDPSMIKIFFLSLFGGVLGVLFMIPLRKFLIVDEHENLPYPEGTACGEVLIAGEEGGAKSKYVFTGMGIGAIYKLFSGGMKIWKDAVEWAIPGYKGAAIGFDLYPSLLGVGYIIGPKIAVRMLAGGTLGWLVFMPLIAKVGGGLSQPLFPASQPIAELGYWGIWDNYIRYVGAGGVALGGVVSLIKALPTIVESFKAAMGELTTGLAKDAKKVRTNLDLSIKWVGLGALAVILAIAFVPQVPVGILGAAIVTIFGFFFVTVSSRIVGIVGSSSNPASGMTIATLLATSLIMKAVGWTDKTGMIAALSVGAIVCIAVAVAGDTSQDLKTGFLVGATPKKQQIGELIGILISAIFVGGIVLMLHQAYGIATKQLPAPQANLMSMVVKGVMKGNLPWALVFTGVFSALVIEMFGIGSLPFAVGLYLPIHLSTPIMIGGLIKLALDKKSISKEARKDKNESGVLFASGLVAGDALVGILLSALALKGWHTAIQVGSGWAGSAANIIALGTFAVLAYILWRNSVGATLREEHKDSTNITG, from the coding sequence ATGTCACAACAAGAAATAACAGAAGAAACTAATGAAAAACCTGAACCTTATGTTGCTGCAGATAAGTCAATGGCTGAATTTACTCCTAAAGCTATAATTTTAGGGGTGATTATGACAGTAGTCTTTGCTGCTGCTAATGCTTACTTAGGTTTAAAAGTAGGAATGACAGTTAGTGCTTCTGTACCAGCAGCAGTAATTTCTATGGGAATTTTACGCGGAGTCTTAGATCAAGGTACTATTTTAGAGAATAATACTGTGCAGACAATTACTTCGGCTGGAACATCCCTGGCAGCAGGAGTAATCTTTACTGTTCCGGCATTGATTTTATGGGGCGTAGACCCTAGTATGATCAAGATATTCTTTTTATCATTATTCGGTGGAGTTTTAGGAGTCTTATTTATGATTCCACTGCGTAAGTTCTTGATTGTAGATGAACATGAAAATCTTCCTTATCCAGAAGGAACAGCCTGTGGTGAGGTTTTGATTGCCGGTGAAGAGGGCGGCGCTAAGTCAAAGTATGTATTCACCGGTATGGGTATCGGTGCTATTTATAAGCTATTTTCTGGTGGAATGAAGATCTGGAAGGATGCTGTCGAATGGGCTATCCCCGGTTATAAAGGAGCAGCCATTGGGTTTGATCTCTATCCTTCATTATTGGGAGTAGGATATATTATCGGGCCTAAAATTGCAGTTCGAATGTTAGCCGGAGGTACCTTAGGTTGGCTTGTATTTATGCCTTTGATTGCTAAAGTAGGCGGCGGTTTATCACAGCCGTTATTCCCGGCTAGTCAGCCGATTGCTGAATTAGGTTACTGGGGAATCTGGGATAACTATATTCGGTATGTCGGTGCTGGAGGTGTAGCTTTAGGCGGTGTTGTTAGCTTAATTAAAGCTTTACCGACAATTGTTGAATCCTTCAAGGCAGCCATGGGAGAATTAACTACTGGATTGGCTAAGGATGCCAAGAAGGTTAGAACTAATCTTGATCTTTCAATTAAGTGGGTAGGTTTAGGTGCATTGGCAGTGATTTTAGCAATTGCCTTTGTTCCTCAGGTTCCAGTTGGAATTTTAGGAGCTGCAATTGTAACGATCTTTGGATTTTTCTTTGTAACTGTATCATCAAGAATTGTAGGTATTGTTGGTAGTTCTTCTAATCCGGCTTCCGGAATGACAATTGCGACTTTACTGGCTACTAGCCTAATTATGAAAGCAGTAGGCTGGACTGATAAGACTGGTATGATAGCTGCGTTAAGTGTAGGAGCAATTGTCTGTATTGCTGTAGCAGTGGCCGGTGATACTTCTCAGGACTTAAAGACCGGATTTTTGGTAGGAGCCACCCCTAAAAAACAGCAGATTGGAGAATTAATTGGAATTTTAATTTCTGCTATCTTTGTCGGCGGTATTGTATTAATGTTACATCAAGCTTACGGCATTGCTACTAAACAGCTGCCGGCGCCTCAGGCCAATCTAATGTCTATGGTTGTTAAGGGAGTTATGAAGGGCAACTTACCGTGGGCCTTAGTCTTTACTGGTGTATTTTCGGCTCTAGTAATTGAGATGTTTGGTATTGGTTCTTTACCTTTTGCGGTTGGTTTATACCTACCAATTCATTTAAGTACACCGATTATGATTGGCGGTTTAATTAAGTTAGCCCTGGATAAAAAGTCAATTTCTAAGGAAGCTAGAAAGGATAAGAATGAAAGCGGAGTCTTATTTGCTTCCGGTTTAGTAGCCGGTGATGCATTGGTAGGAATCTTGCTTTCTGCTTTAGCTCTTAAAGGCTGGCATACAGCAATTCAAGTTGGTTCTGGCTGGGCAGGTAGTGCTGCTAATATTATTGCCTTAGGTACTTTTGCTGTTCTGGCTTATATTCTTTGGCGTAATTCTGTAGGTGCTACGCTGCGCGAAGAGCATAAAGATTCAACTAATATCACAGGATAA
- a CDS encoding aminopeptidase: MNNLKEAAEIIINDCMSVKDDETTLVIVDKPLRKIGQAIFAAAKEAANEAVLTEIAPRANHGAEPPASIANLMQEFDVVIMPTSKSLSHTKARKAANDAGARAATLPDITEEIMIRTLTADYEAIKERSEKVAEILDEGKKAHLITEAGTDLKMSLVERSGHPDTGIYHQAGNFGNLPAGEAYIAPLEETAEGKVVIDGAMSGLGVLEEPVTLIVEDGYVVDIQGGKEAAELTELVDQYGKEARNIAELGIGTNDQAILTGNVLEDEKVMSTVHVAIGDNSAFGGKIEIESHLDGIINQPTLKVDDRVIMKEGEFKIL, from the coding sequence ATGAATAACTTAAAAGAAGCAGCAGAGATAATTATTAATGACTGTATGTCAGTTAAGGATGATGAAACTACACTGGTGATTGTGGATAAGCCGCTGCGCAAGATTGGACAGGCTATTTTTGCGGCAGCTAAAGAAGCAGCCAATGAGGCAGTTTTGACAGAGATTGCTCCGAGGGCTAACCATGGAGCAGAACCGCCGGCCAGTATTGCTAATCTGATGCAAGAATTCGATGTAGTTATAATGCCGACTTCTAAATCTCTTTCTCATACTAAAGCCCGTAAGGCAGCCAATGATGCTGGAGCGAGAGCAGCTACTCTACCGGATATTACAGAAGAGATTATGATTAGAACTCTAACAGCCGATTATGAAGCTATTAAAGAGCGGAGTGAAAAGGTAGCTGAGATATTGGATGAAGGAAAGAAAGCCCACCTTATTACTGAAGCAGGAACAGACCTTAAGATGTCACTGGTTGAACGCAGCGGACATCCCGATACAGGAATCTATCATCAAGCTGGAAACTTCGGGAATCTGCCAGCAGGAGAAGCCTACATAGCACCGCTAGAAGAGACAGCCGAAGGAAAAGTAGTTATTGATGGAGCTATGTCCGGATTGGGAGTGTTGGAGGAACCGGTTACCTTAATTGTAGAAGACGGTTATGTAGTTGATATTCAAGGCGGTAAAGAAGCTGCTGAACTGACTGAATTAGTAGATCAGTATGGCAAAGAGGCCAGGAATATTGCTGAGTTAGGTATCGGTACTAATGATCAGGCTATATTGACTGGTAATGTATTAGAAGATGAGAAGGTTATGAGCACTGTTCATGTAGCTATTGGTGATAACAGTGCCTTCGGCGGTAAAATAGAGATAGAATCACATTTGGACGGTATTATCAATCAGCCGACATTGAAGGTGGATGACAGAGTGATTATGAAGGAAGGAGAGTTTAAGATACTTTAG
- a CDS encoding patatin-like phospholipase family protein has protein sequence MKSNKFIIISLILIMLLSITQTSIAKNKLKRITVKDDTYLLEDTSKFDNLNQPRIAVALSGGGGRALVHIGVLKALEEEGIPIDMLVGTSMGGIIGTMYGSGMTISEIERVATEAAFSNLFETNFFGTQSLLKTEKVNKFLERLTPVDQLEKFPIPTAFLSCELNTGNKYIHTSGRVSDKIQDAYAIPYYFPIQKQDEFTFIDPGIIESTPAKTARVLGADIVISSTAIGKLPYKNYNTASRSMMRMIELLQEKISRPITEEYSDIIIDNPVADYSFMDFNQAAELISIGYQHTKEKIPKIKSLLNKYDIQLQKIDRKGTINLDRLLTDLKYDRLALDSSLLTPKLYFGKDHSFFKQNLFKDDLFKFQYGLKQQLGQIEATILDNRREDNNLEAKLRVKQLTKTIDLISNIKPGSNDNWELKLKYYTPNYTLSVGRRSIDNREFNLIDNEYTIKINNIKLEGETSVLVSPELDSWKVLTSHQGIFEISSIWSAKPKLVYNTTGLLKSPIIYRGSKPKDNVKLQTAIDLIYTHNFLPTIKLMEILQLTDIEYYLFSDYQTSYDSSHAAGIGANTNLKLLGLKPLDFGIYIAEDDEDGSHFGWNINLIF, from the coding sequence ATGAAGAGTAATAAATTTATTATCATTAGTCTGATACTAATAATGCTTCTTTCCATTACTCAAACCTCTATTGCAAAGAATAAATTGAAACGAATTACTGTCAAAGATGATACATATCTTCTTGAAGATACCAGCAAATTTGATAATCTTAATCAACCGAGAATAGCAGTTGCTCTAAGCGGAGGCGGAGGTAGAGCTTTAGTCCACATTGGTGTCTTAAAAGCCTTAGAAGAAGAAGGAATTCCAATTGATATGCTTGTAGGTACAAGCATGGGTGGAATCATAGGTACTATGTACGGTAGCGGAATGACTATTTCAGAAATTGAAAGAGTAGCTACTGAAGCTGCCTTTTCAAATCTTTTTGAAACAAACTTCTTTGGTACCCAATCTCTACTTAAAACAGAAAAAGTTAATAAGTTCCTAGAAAGATTAACTCCAGTTGATCAGTTAGAGAAATTTCCCATTCCTACAGCTTTTTTAAGCTGTGAATTAAATACAGGAAATAAATACATCCATACTTCGGGTAGGGTTTCTGATAAGATTCAAGATGCCTATGCCATTCCATATTATTTTCCTATTCAGAAGCAGGATGAATTTACCTTTATCGACCCTGGAATTATAGAATCGACTCCAGCTAAAACAGCCAGAGTATTAGGGGCAGATATTGTAATCTCTTCTACTGCTATCGGAAAACTACCTTATAAAAATTATAATACCGCTAGTCGCTCAATGATGAGAATGATTGAACTACTCCAGGAAAAGATATCAAGACCGATAACTGAAGAATATTCGGATATCATCATCGATAATCCTGTAGCTGATTATTCATTTATGGATTTTAATCAGGCAGCAGAACTAATCTCTATTGGCTACCAGCATACTAAAGAAAAAATACCAAAAATTAAATCACTGCTCAACAAATATGATATCCAGCTCCAAAAAATAGATAGAAAAGGAACGATTAATCTTGACCGCCTACTGACAGACCTTAAATATGATAGATTAGCACTTGATTCTTCTCTCTTAACACCTAAATTATATTTTGGTAAAGATCATTCATTCTTTAAACAGAATCTATTCAAAGATGACCTCTTCAAATTCCAGTATGGTCTAAAACAGCAGCTAGGACAGATAGAGGCTACAATCCTTGATAACCGCCGCGAAGATAATAACCTAGAAGCCAAATTGAGAGTAAAACAGCTAACTAAAACTATTGATTTAATCAGTAATATTAAGCCTGGTTCCAACGATAACTGGGAATTAAAACTCAAATATTATACTCCTAATTATACCTTAAGTGTCGGCCGAAGAAGTATTGATAATAGAGAGTTCAACCTTATAGATAATGAATACACCATAAAGATAAATAATATAAAACTTGAAGGAGAAACTTCAGTATTGGTTTCACCGGAATTGGATTCCTGGAAAGTACTAACCTCTCACCAAGGGATATTTGAAATAAGCAGCATCTGGAGTGCTAAACCTAAGCTTGTCTATAATACTACTGGTCTACTTAAATCACCTATTATCTATCGCGGTAGTAAACCTAAAGATAATGTAAAACTGCAGACAGCTATTGACTTGATTTATACTCATAACTTTCTACCGACTATTAAATTAATGGAAATATTACAGCTAACTGATATTGAATATTATCTCTTCTCCGATTACCAAACTTCTTATGATTCATCCCATGCCGCTGGAATTGGAGCTAATACTAATCTGAAATTATTAGGATTAAAACCGCTGGATTTTGGAATTTATATTGCTGAAGATGATGAAGACGGCAGTCACTTTGGATGGAATATCAATCTCATCTTTTAG
- the recO gene encoding DNA repair protein RecO, translating to MSLYKTEAIVLKYYELKEADKIIVLYTRQHGKVQAVANGARKTKSRLAGSVELFTYSDFLLYQGKSLSTISQTEIINSFASLRDDLFKMAYASYVVEVVNEFTVDEEKNEPLFALLLATLYMLDRGEELELATRFFELRLLNLLGYRPQLDACVDCDLDLAKIDKVKFSSKLGGVVCADCALEDQYAMRINKGTVATMERLLEIDYKKLDRLKVPESTRQQLAKILPNYLQSIIEKKLKSLDFLKTLTMTN from the coding sequence ATGTCCCTCTATAAAACAGAAGCAATAGTATTGAAGTACTATGAACTGAAAGAAGCCGATAAGATTATTGTTTTATATACTAGACAACACGGTAAGGTACAGGCTGTGGCCAATGGTGCACGAAAGACAAAAAGCCGTTTGGCTGGCAGCGTGGAGCTGTTTACTTACAGCGACTTTCTGCTTTATCAAGGTAAATCCTTATCTACTATTAGCCAGACTGAAATTATAAACTCCTTTGCTTCTCTGCGGGATGACCTCTTTAAGATGGCCTATGCTTCCTATGTAGTCGAGGTAGTTAATGAGTTTACAGTCGATGAAGAAAAGAATGAACCGCTCTTTGCTCTTTTATTGGCAACACTTTATATGTTAGATAGAGGAGAAGAGTTAGAACTGGCTACTAGATTCTTTGAGTTAAGACTTCTTAATTTATTGGGGTATCGTCCTCAACTAGATGCCTGTGTTGATTGTGATCTGGATTTAGCTAAAATAGATAAAGTTAAGTTCAGCTCAAAGCTAGGCGGAGTAGTCTGTGCTGACTGTGCCCTAGAGGATCAGTATGCTATGCGGATTAATAAAGGAACAGTAGCTACTATGGAGCGTTTATTGGAAATAGATTATAAAAAATTGGATAGATTGAAGGTGCCTGAAAGCACAAGACAGCAATTGGCTAAAATACTTCCTAATTATTTACAATCAATTATTGAAAAGAAATTAAAGAGTTTAGACTTTCTTAAAACATTAACTATGACTAATTAA
- a CDS encoding DUF4342 domain-containing protein codes for MQDINQQLEKIDLIRERTKASYREAKEALEAADGDVLEAVVRLEEEDLNHKKEFQVAGSKLIEKIKELIKKGNVTKILVKKDGEIIFSLPVTVGVIGTAFYPPLAVLGLAATLVGQYTLEVEYNEPTRK; via the coding sequence ATGCAGGATATAAACCAGCAGTTAGAGAAGATAGATCTGATCAGAGAGCGGACTAAAGCCAGCTATCGGGAGGCTAAAGAAGCATTGGAAGCAGCAGATGGTGATGTTCTGGAAGCAGTTGTCAGATTAGAAGAGGAGGACTTGAACCATAAAAAAGAGTTTCAGGTAGCCGGTAGTAAATTGATAGAAAAGATAAAGGAACTGATTAAGAAAGGAAATGTAACTAAGATTCTGGTTAAGAAAGATGGAGAGATTATCTTTAGTCTTCCAGTAACTGTTGGAGTAATAGGAACAGCCTTCTATCCACCGCTGGCAGTTTTAGGCTTAGCAGCTACCTTAGTAGGTCAGTATACTCTGGAAGTAGAGTATAACGAACCAACAAGAAAGTAA
- the glyQ gene encoding glycine--tRNA ligase subunit alpha has translation MNFQDMIHALNEFWAEQKCIIKQPYDIEVGAGTMNPATTLRALGPEDWNVAYVEPCRRPADGRYGENPNRLQHYYQYQVIMKPSPQKIQEIYLDSLEALGIDPAKHDIRFVEDNWESPTLGAWGLGWEVWLDGMEITQFTYFQQVGGFDVKPVSVEITYGLERIAVYLQEVDSVFDIEWVDGISYGDVHHQGEVEHSTYNFEVADIDKLLTFFDLYEEEAKQAIEEDLVLPAYDYVLKCSHTFNLLDARGAISVTERTSYIKRVRDLANLCAKAYLEQRERLGYPLMKEGRRENE, from the coding sequence ATGAATTTTCAAGATATGATTCATGCCTTGAATGAATTCTGGGCTGAACAGAAATGTATTATCAAGCAGCCTTATGATATTGAAGTAGGAGCAGGAACAATGAATCCGGCTACTACACTGCGTGCTTTAGGGCCTGAAGATTGGAATGTAGCATATGTAGAGCCCTGCCGCCGTCCGGCTGATGGCCGTTATGGTGAAAATCCTAATCGCTTACAGCATTATTATCAATACCAGGTGATTATGAAGCCGTCACCACAAAAGATTCAAGAGATTTATTTGGATAGTTTAGAGGCTTTAGGGATTGATCCGGCCAAGCATGACATCCGCTTTGTAGAGGATAACTGGGAATCGCCTACTCTAGGTGCCTGGGGTTTAGGCTGGGAAGTCTGGTTAGATGGTATGGAGATTACTCAGTTTACTTACTTTCAGCAGGTAGGAGGCTTTGATGTCAAACCGGTCTCTGTTGAGATTACCTATGGGTTAGAACGAATTGCAGTCTATTTACAGGAAGTAGACAGCGTCTTTGATATCGAATGGGTTGATGGTATCAGTTACGGCGATGTACATCATCAAGGCGAAGTAGAACATTCTACTTATAACTTTGAAGTAGCAGATATCGATAAGTTATTAACCTTCTTTGATCTCTATGAAGAAGAGGCCAAGCAGGCTATAGAGGAAGACTTAGTTCTGCCGGCTTATGATTATGTATTGAAGTGTTCACATACCTTTAATTTACTGGATGCCCGGGGAGCAATCAGCGTAACAGAACGAACTAGCTATATTAAGCGGGTTAGAGATCTTGCTAATCTATGTGCTAAGGCCTATCTAGAGCAGCGGGAAAGATTAGGCTATCCGTTAATGAAGGAAGGGAGGAGAGAGAATGAGTAA